Proteins co-encoded in one Epinephelus moara isolate mb chromosome 13, YSFRI_EMoa_1.0, whole genome shotgun sequence genomic window:
- the cabcoco1 gene encoding ciliary-associated calcium-binding coiled-coil protein 1, which produces MSGGATRREKKEQPKKETTIFLQWEASPLQQIQELLRKSTDELQSEIAEILGFRSHHICMKEAALLDYYVCGFWWAKEANFTPVQISFTMALLHMLLDNIREKQMALVENLMEFAKALGAASQCSPSEEDTTPLLEREEAMELVNYIRNSLFQKYSLYELLFTTSREELLTGMERAIEVISCQDALAPSSEDISTRLYFQ; this is translated from the exons ATGTCCGGTGGAGCAACTCGTCGTGAAAAGAAAGAGCAACCAAAA AAAGAGACGACTATCTTCCTCCAGTGGGAAGCTTCGCCACTCCAACAAATCCAAGAGCTGCTGAGGAAGAGTACGGATGAACTTCAGAG TGAAATAGCAGAGATTCTGGGCTTCAGGAGCCATCACATCTGTATGAAGGAAGCTGCTCTGCTGGATTACTATGTCTGTGGTTTCTGGTGGGCAAAAGAGGCCAACTTCACCCCTGTACAGATCTCCTTCACCATGGCTTTACTGCACATGCTGCTGGATAACATAAGAG AGAAACAGATGGCTCTAGTGGAGAACTTAATGGAGTTTGCTAAGGCCTTAGGTGCTGCCAGCCAGTGCTCACCTTCAGAGGAAGACACCACTCCACTTCTGGAAAGAGAAGAAGCCATGGAACTCGTAAATTACATCAGAAACAG tctgtTTCAGAAATACAGCCTCTATGAGCTCCTCTTCACCACATCCAGAGAAGAGCTACTGACAGGCATGGAG agGGCCATTGAGGTGATTAGCTGTCAGGATGCTCTTGCTCCATCATCAGAAGACATTTCCACTCGCCTCTACTTCCAGTAA
- the LOC126399948 gene encoding transmembrane protein 26-like, which yields MFFRFICAVLTRSLFILLSLIGVWRVVRVKDNGLYWLLTILYLPLVVEMILTLKRRRGKEHKWFSPAIFLFLISIIPSLWILELHHQENISADSTCEKLDSTENIKSILRLQTTQGIPLSSVCANDWILALHQVLLILLILGRWLLPATGELTRDQLSQLLLIFVGTAADILEFTSETLSDIKDSSPAMVYIILAVWTWSMLQFPLHLSVTAASSGDPSEPAPSLLSHLRTDIWSTVGALFIQDGPFLVVRLIVMIYYKVVHQMLIFFAIKNFLVVILSIYRLSVLICDRTS from the exons ATGTTCTTCAGATTCATTTGTGCTGTATTGACCAGGTCTCTCTTtatcctcctctccctcataGGAGTGTGGAGAGTGGTGAGGGTGAAGGACAATGGACTCTACTGGCTTCTTACCATACTTTACCTGCCGCTGGTGGTGGAGATGATCCTGACCCTGAAGAGGAGAAGGGGAAAAGAGCACAAATG GTTTTCCCCTGCTATCTTTCTCTTCCTCATCAGTATTATTCCATCATTATGGATTTTAGAACTTCACCACCAGGAGAACATATCTGCTGACTCAACG TGTGAAAAACTGGACTCCACTGAAAATATCAAGAGTATTCTCAGACTTCAG ACTACACAGGggatccctctgtcctcagtgtGTGCCAACGACTGGATTCTGGCTTTACACCAAGTCCTGCTCATCCTACTGATTTTGGGGAGGTGGTTGCTGCCAGCCACTGGAGAGCTGACCAGAGACCAGCTCTCCCAGTTACTACTCATCTTTGTGGGCACAGCTGCTGACATACTGGAGTTCACCTCTGAAACACTGTCTGACATCAA ggACAGCAGTCCAGCCATGGTCTACATTATTCTGGCTGTGTGGACTTGGAGTATGCTGCAGTTTCCCCTGCATCTCTCAG TAACGGCTGCATCCTCAGGTGACCCCTCTGAGCctgccccctccctcctctctcatctCAGGACTGATATCTGGAGCACTGTGGGAGCTTTGTTTATCCAGGATGGGCCATTTCTGGTAGTCCGCCTCATTGTTATGATCTACTACAAGGTGGTACACCAGATGCTGATCTTCTTTGCCATTAAAAACTTCCTGGTTGTCATTCTCAGCATCTACCGGCTCTCTGTCCTTATCTGTGACAGGACCTCCTGA